In Gossypium arboreum isolate Shixiya-1 chromosome 6, ASM2569848v2, whole genome shotgun sequence, the following are encoded in one genomic region:
- the LOC108480821 gene encoding UDP-glucuronate:xylan alpha-glucuronosyltransferase 2-like isoform X1, which produces MVELGVLKIMKAATLSKALVIRINLVFIAFFLVIYASLLLQPSSSLYFQNAASLVRCSFRECHHKLGKGVKMEKILEPIKKNLTMLEVPSFVDGVGGGLKIGMVNFEGDQDLSQWRKHGETIPVHFDRVPEALKWQDLFPEWIDEEEESEVPKCPEFPMPNFDKYPNMDLIVAKLPCKYPINGWSRDVFRLQVHLITAKMAVKNGKKKKKKIKVVFTSKCRPMLELFRCNDLVKQEGDWWYYEPDVEKLEQKIGLPVGSCKLALPLWGQGNHEEFDVTKIKHTTNPKREAYATVLHSSESYVCGAITLAQSLLKSGTNRDLILLLDDSISEPKRHALELAGWRLRFIKRIRNPRAQKHTYNEYNYSKFRLWQLTDYEKVIFIDADIIVLKNLDHLFHFPQLTATGNDVWLFNSGIMIIEPSNCTFKVLMDKRDEIISYNGGDQGYLNEVFVWWHRLPRRVNFLKNFWSNTTAETKMKNQLFAAEPPKLYSIHYLGLKPWLCYRDYDCNWNREDHHIFASDVAHRRWWKFHDAMDEKLQRFCGLTKKRKAQLDADRKKAKEIGLKDKHWKINIKDPRRKYLMK; this is translated from the exons ATGGTGGAACTAGGTGTCCTAAAAATAATGAAGGCGGCAACACTATCAAAAGCTCTGGTTATTAGGATCAACCTTGTTTTCATTGCTTTCTTTCTAGTCATTTATGCTTCTCTTCTGTTGCAACCATCTTCTTCTCTTTATTTCCAAAATGCAGCATCTCTGGTTAGATGCTCATTTCGTGAGTGCCATCACAAG TTGGGAAAAGgggtgaaaatggagaaaatttTGGAGCCAATTAAGAAGAATTTGACTATGTTAGAGGTACCAAGTTTTGTTGATGGAGTTGGTGGAGGGTTGAAGATTGGGATGGTGAACTTTGAAGGTGATCAAGATCTTAGCCAATGGAGAAAACACGGTGAGACGATCCCAGTCCATTTCGATCGAGTTCCCGAGGCTCTCAAATGGCAAGACTTGTTCCCTGAATGGATTGATGAAGAGGAAGAATCTGAGGTACCAAAGTGTCCCGAGTTCCCAATGCCAAATTTCGATAAGTACCCTAACATGGACTTGATAGTGGCTAAGCTACCATGCAAGTACCCCATTAATGGATGGTCTAGGGATGTTTTTAGGCTCCAAGTTCATCTAATAACAGCAAAAATGGCAGTTAAAAatgggaagaagaagaagaagaagatcaaaGTGGTGTTCACGAGCAAATGCAGACCAATGTTGGAGCTGTTTAGGTGCAATGATTTGGTAAAACAAGAAGGGGATTGGTGGTACTACGAACCAGATGTGGAGAAATTAGAACAAAAAATCGGATTACCTGTTGGGTCATGCAAGTTAGCTTTGCCATTATGGGGCCAAG GTAACCACGAAGAATTCGATGTGACCAAGATAAAACATACAACGAACCCCAAACGTGAAGCGTATGCAACCGTACTACATTCTTCGGAATCCTACGTTTGTGGTGCAATAACCCTAGCCCAAAGCCTCCTAAAATCCGGCACCAACCGCGACTTAATCCTCCTCCTCGACGACTCCATCTCCGAACCGAAACGTCACGCTCTCGAATTGGCCGGTTGGCGTCTCCGTTTCATCAAAAGAATCCGAAACCCTCGAGCCCAAAAACACACCTACAACGAATACAACTATAGCAAGTTCCGACTATGGCAACTAACCGATTACGAAAAGGTTATCTTCATCGATGCTGACATCATAGTGTTAAAAAACCTCGACCATCTTTTCCATTTCCCTCAATTGACGGCCACCGGTAACGACGTTTGGTTATTCAATTCAGGCATAATGATAATCGAGCCATCGAATTGTACGTTCAAAGTTTTAATGGACAAACGTGACGAAATAATTTCGTATAATGGTGGTGATCAAGGTTACCTTAACGAAGTGTTCGTATGGTGGCACCGGTTGCCGAGGAGAGTGAATTTTCTTAAGAACTTTTGGTCTAACACCACGGCGGAAACAAAGATGAAGAACCAACTCTTTGCGGCGGAGCCACCCAAGCTTTATTCCATTCATTACTTGGGGTTAAAGCCATGGCTTTGTTATAGGGATTATGACTGTAACTGGAACCGAGAGGATCACCATATCTTTGCTAGTGATGTAGCTCATAGAAGATGGTGGAAATTTCACGACGCCATGGATGAAAAATTGCAGAGGTTTTGTGGGTTAACGAAGAAAAGAAAAGCGCAATTGGATGCAGATAGGAAGAAAGCTAAAGAAATTGGGTTGAAAGATAAGCATTGGAAGATCAATATTAAGGATCCTAGACGAAAATATTTGatgaaatag
- the LOC108480821 gene encoding UDP-glucuronate:xylan alpha-glucuronosyltransferase 2-like isoform X2, translating into MEKILEPIKKNLTMLEVPSFVDGVGGGLKIGMVNFEGDQDLSQWRKHGETIPVHFDRVPEALKWQDLFPEWIDEEEESEVPKCPEFPMPNFDKYPNMDLIVAKLPCKYPINGWSRDVFRLQVHLITAKMAVKNGKKKKKKIKVVFTSKCRPMLELFRCNDLVKQEGDWWYYEPDVEKLEQKIGLPVGSCKLALPLWGQGNHEEFDVTKIKHTTNPKREAYATVLHSSESYVCGAITLAQSLLKSGTNRDLILLLDDSISEPKRHALELAGWRLRFIKRIRNPRAQKHTYNEYNYSKFRLWQLTDYEKVIFIDADIIVLKNLDHLFHFPQLTATGNDVWLFNSGIMIIEPSNCTFKVLMDKRDEIISYNGGDQGYLNEVFVWWHRLPRRVNFLKNFWSNTTAETKMKNQLFAAEPPKLYSIHYLGLKPWLCYRDYDCNWNREDHHIFASDVAHRRWWKFHDAMDEKLQRFCGLTKKRKAQLDADRKKAKEIGLKDKHWKINIKDPRRKYLMK; encoded by the exons atggagaaaatttTGGAGCCAATTAAGAAGAATTTGACTATGTTAGAGGTACCAAGTTTTGTTGATGGAGTTGGTGGAGGGTTGAAGATTGGGATGGTGAACTTTGAAGGTGATCAAGATCTTAGCCAATGGAGAAAACACGGTGAGACGATCCCAGTCCATTTCGATCGAGTTCCCGAGGCTCTCAAATGGCAAGACTTGTTCCCTGAATGGATTGATGAAGAGGAAGAATCTGAGGTACCAAAGTGTCCCGAGTTCCCAATGCCAAATTTCGATAAGTACCCTAACATGGACTTGATAGTGGCTAAGCTACCATGCAAGTACCCCATTAATGGATGGTCTAGGGATGTTTTTAGGCTCCAAGTTCATCTAATAACAGCAAAAATGGCAGTTAAAAatgggaagaagaagaagaagaagatcaaaGTGGTGTTCACGAGCAAATGCAGACCAATGTTGGAGCTGTTTAGGTGCAATGATTTGGTAAAACAAGAAGGGGATTGGTGGTACTACGAACCAGATGTGGAGAAATTAGAACAAAAAATCGGATTACCTGTTGGGTCATGCAAGTTAGCTTTGCCATTATGGGGCCAAG GTAACCACGAAGAATTCGATGTGACCAAGATAAAACATACAACGAACCCCAAACGTGAAGCGTATGCAACCGTACTACATTCTTCGGAATCCTACGTTTGTGGTGCAATAACCCTAGCCCAAAGCCTCCTAAAATCCGGCACCAACCGCGACTTAATCCTCCTCCTCGACGACTCCATCTCCGAACCGAAACGTCACGCTCTCGAATTGGCCGGTTGGCGTCTCCGTTTCATCAAAAGAATCCGAAACCCTCGAGCCCAAAAACACACCTACAACGAATACAACTATAGCAAGTTCCGACTATGGCAACTAACCGATTACGAAAAGGTTATCTTCATCGATGCTGACATCATAGTGTTAAAAAACCTCGACCATCTTTTCCATTTCCCTCAATTGACGGCCACCGGTAACGACGTTTGGTTATTCAATTCAGGCATAATGATAATCGAGCCATCGAATTGTACGTTCAAAGTTTTAATGGACAAACGTGACGAAATAATTTCGTATAATGGTGGTGATCAAGGTTACCTTAACGAAGTGTTCGTATGGTGGCACCGGTTGCCGAGGAGAGTGAATTTTCTTAAGAACTTTTGGTCTAACACCACGGCGGAAACAAAGATGAAGAACCAACTCTTTGCGGCGGAGCCACCCAAGCTTTATTCCATTCATTACTTGGGGTTAAAGCCATGGCTTTGTTATAGGGATTATGACTGTAACTGGAACCGAGAGGATCACCATATCTTTGCTAGTGATGTAGCTCATAGAAGATGGTGGAAATTTCACGACGCCATGGATGAAAAATTGCAGAGGTTTTGTGGGTTAACGAAGAAAAGAAAAGCGCAATTGGATGCAGATAGGAAGAAAGCTAAAGAAATTGGGTTGAAAGATAAGCATTGGAAGATCAATATTAAGGATCCTAGACGAAAATATTTGatgaaatag